gctttaaccTTACGAGTGTACAGTCTGAtgctaattattggttgagctaatagtattaataaatggaatagttcaggactgtgttgaatgtttggtctccaaaagtaaaggtcaaacaaggtcagtgtACATTGGattcattagtgaaggttacaaatgatcttcttatggcctcagacagtgaactcatctgtgcttgttctgttagaccccagtgctgctttgatactgttgaccataaaattttattacagagattagagcatgcataggtattaaaggcactgcgctgcggtggtttgaatatatattctaatagattacaatttgttcatgaaggggaatcttcttcacagactaaggttaattatgagttccacaaggttctgtgctaggaccaattttattcacttatacatgcttcccttaggcagtattattagacggcattgcttaaattttcattgttatgcagatgatacccagctttatctatccatgaagccagaggacacacaccaattagctaaactgcaggattgtcttacagacataaggacatggatgacctctaatttcctgcttttaaactcagataaaactgaagttattgtacttggccccacaaatcttagaaacatggtgtctaaccagatccttactctggatggcattaccctgacctagtaatactgtgagaaatcttggagtcatttttgatcaggatatgtcattcaaagcgcatattaaacacatatgtaggactgttttttgcattacgcatatctctaaaattagaaaggtcttgtctcagagtgatgctgaaaaactaattcatgcatttatttcctctaggctggactattgtaattcattattatcaggttgtcctaaaagttccctaaaaagccttcagttaattcaaaatgctgcagctagaatgggaggcagagccttcagctttcaggctcctctcctgtggaacagctcccaattcagatcagggagacagacacctctctacttttaagattaggcttaaaactttcctttttgctaaagcttatagttagggctggatcaggtgaccctgaagttatgctgctatagaagactgctggggggttcccatgatgcactgtttctttctcttttgctctgtatgcaccactctgcattaatcattagtgatcgatctctgctcccctccacagcatgtctttttcctggttctctccctcagcccaaccagtcccagcagaagactgcccctccctgagctggttctgctggaggtttcttcctgttaaaagggagtttttccttcccactgtcgccaagtgcttgctcacagggggtcattttgaccgttggggtttttacgtaattattgtatggccttgcctacaataaagcgccttggggcaactgtttgttgtgatttggcgctatataaataaaattgattgattgaattgatatgtcataacgtgataactaagcatgacagatggtgcaaactgttcctttttaaaaccatataaactcaaccaataatttgcatcactttttaccaaaattggagcaactttatcttgaCCCTGTAcaaagcatgcccaaaattttttcgaGGTGCTTGGCGTATTCGATGTATATCAGCGGCttcaacttgctcttaacttgcacaaaacttacccataacataATAATACAGTCAATGTGCTGGCTAAatcctcaaggtgtgacagggacctttgtcaccatttttgctgtttttatcccataaatcCAGAACATTGAGATAGTCCTGGCGGCGCGACTtatagttgcagcggccttcaccactttgcctccattcggatgacggactgcttcaagtttagtgcacataaacaatgtcaaatgtatatgtgttgtctttaattttgatgtgtgccattactacggtaacaagtaataattgtggattaattgctgtatcttgtctgaggtaattggagtgtaaactaattgcccttttttgggatcaataaagttgtctgaagttgtCCAAACAGTGGAGTTTTTAAATTTCATGTTGAAAAATGGCCGCCATGGGTAACATTGAAAATTCATTATGGTCCAATATCCACTTTTATTTGGAATACCTTTGGCTACATGTGTGCCAATTTCTATGCTTTATCACAAAATGTACAATTGTTATGAAATTTGAGCTAACCTGCATGCTATTAAAAGTCTTAAACCATTTGCATTTAATGAAGCAAACAGGCAGGTGTCTTGGTCAGGTTTGGGTCAGTGGGCAGAATAACAGGCGGCAGTCTCTGAAGGGAAACAACAGAGGGGTCATCAATACACAACGTCCAACACAGTCCAACAGGGTTAAAGATTTCTTAATACAGGGAGTCAAACACAGGAAAGTGGAGTCACAGCCATGTTCAGCTGGTTTACTGTGCCACAGTTGGAACACAGACACCAGGCCCGGCTGCTGTACAGGCTGAACTCAGGCACACGGGTGGTCAGTCTTTCTGACGGAGCTGCAGAAAGGTTATCTAAAATACAAGCAGAAGAACAATGCACAGAGTTCAGTCATACCACGACCAATCCAGAAACACTGAGCAAACTCAGGAAGCTCAGACCAGCAGCAAAGTCAGAGTTTGTTTTGCCCTGCCATGCCAGGTGTAATGACTTATTTTCTCCACCAGGTGGTGCCCTTATGTTTTATTCCTGATTTTTCTGTTGTCCACTTGATGGCGCCCTTTAGTTGATCTGCACACCAGTTATCAGTTATGTTTGATTAGGTAGACTATTTAAGAGCTGAGATTTAGTTTATTCTTAGTTTATACTGCTGAAGACTCCCAGTGTGTTTTTCTGTGCTGCACTCTTTTGTCTCGCCAAACGTTCCAGAGGGCGATCAGAGAATTTATCTGACTGCTGCACTGTGACCTTGAATGCATCTCCAGCTGTGCGCTCAGACGCTGAAGTGCCCTGCAGTTATACAAAGGTACCGCGGGCCTGGTCCCTTGACTCTGCATTAGCACAAACTGTTCTCTTCCTCGTGTTCCATAAATATCTGGTACTGCCCCCGTGCAGACCTGGACCCTGGTACTGGCTACCAGTTCCACACGTCAGCTTCTGGACCTAATCGCCAATTAAGTTCTGCTCTCCCTGAGGGATCCCTCTCTCACAAAGACAGTGACTGTGCTTTCATAAAGAACTATTCAGGAACTCAGCTAAAGAACTGCATAAACTTTGACACCAAACAATTAAGGAACGCTGCCCAGCTGTATCCTGTTCAGCTTAATTGAAGCTGCGCTTCTACCGCAGTGTTTGACCCTTGACCTTGGAAAACTCAgatgaactatgaacaattgctGAAGTTACAGACATTATTTTATTCATTCTGAGACATTCTGTGTTTGCTCCTATTCTGAACTGAGACTGTTAGTTGCAAGCGTTACTAAGTGCACTCCACTATAGTCCTCTATAGTTCCTGGTTACTGAAGCCATGTCCCACCTGGCCCCTGGTCTCTTTCCTTGCATGCGCCTTCATTTCTCAAGACTGGCTCTGGATCCTGCAGCTCACTATTTTCACCACTAGGACGCGGGCCCCTCTCCATACTGCAGGAgacttaactgactaaaccaactgtactacaaaaacacaataaatcagtgacaccaacattgttaaactaacatgaaccacaataacatgtaAAATcccaaaaccccgaactcccatggtgcattacagcacaacatccattgtttactggttagctaaaattgctcatttctccaaaaatatttgtcctaccaACTTTTGGATTTCACAGCATTCgtacttgacccaaaatacataagcagaccaaatggcaaatgtcagctctccccagtttctgcgtGACTgaagtctccacacacacacacacacacacacacaccacacacacacacacacacacacacacacacacacacacacacacacacacacacacacacacacacacacacacacacaggccactttcaCACTGATTGTTGTTTTGTTCACTCAGACACACAGAACCACAGGTGCTACCACacacgtttaaaaaaacaaacaaacaatcaaacatggTTTttacttttagatttttatttaaagCGACTCATTATGGGGATGTATTTCACACACAGCTCATTCAATGGCTGATCTGGTCAGGTTTGTTTTGACCATATGTTCATCTTTTTGTCCACGCAGACCACTCAGGTAGACCTGAGGTCTGGGCATGCTGCTGCCGCCGTCCACCTTACTCTGACAGGCGGCGTCCTTGTGGGGGAAGGTCTGAGTAACGTTCTCCCGTCTCATGTGGCTCACGTCAGTCTGTGTGGGTGGGTCGCCTTGGTTCGGAGGTTAGCCTGGAATTAATAAACCTTCAGTTAGTGAGCGTCTCCGTGTAACTAACAACATGAATGAATATGCAAGAAGTTTGTCATAAATATAATCTATGTTCACGTCTATCTTCCAGTGTGCCTTAAAAAACACCTGTAGTGACAGAATGGAATGAAAGTGGCTGTGGATTGTTTTAAAGTTATCAGTGTCCACAGGATGAGGTGTTTCATATGCTGAGGAAGCGGCCTGTGATGGCCCTGAGGAGACAAGGAGGTGTTTTGTTAGAGCAATCTGTGATCAAGTGATgcaccatctgtggtctagtgaccctcagcCTGTTTACAATTATGGTGGACGATGGCTGAGTTGTGACAGATTCATCTGCTGTGCTGCCCCGTCAGGCTGGCTACTAGGAGCATTTGGATCAGGTTGATCCTCCTGCTAGGATGTTGGACATCTCCAGTGCCAGAGTTCTTGTTGCTGATTTGCCAGTCAAGTGCAAACCACCAAATGTTGGTGAGATCGTAAAGGCCAAGAACCAGTTGAAGGTGGAAAAACTGGAGGGATCTGCAGTACTGGAGCTGAGCGGCTCAAGATAGGTGAAGATGCCATTCTTCTGGCACTGCAAACGGTATTTCTTTCTGGAACATGGGTATAGAAGCCAAGATTGGCTGGACTGCACACACAGAGGtatcactgctctctgtgccaggaaaGGTGCTTGTCAGGATTATTCTTCACAGCATTCAGTTCCACTTAACTGCTGCTCAGAGAGAGGAACAGCATTTGATTCAGCTGATCAGGCTGctttctgggacatcctgagaatttgtgggatcatAGCCAACCTGTACTTCAGACATCAGACTCCATCAGAAGAACCCAGTCTGCCACAGCATCTCCAACTCCCTCAGTACACGGGCCGCACCAAAAAGCTGATCTGACACTTCCAGATCTCTAGTGTTGACAGGTTAATTGTTGCAGTCATTgtcaagactaatatttttgtcttctgttttctaaaGTGTGTTTGGTTTTACATATAGTGGTTTTAAACTACTTTTAAACAGGGACACACagtcaaacaaacacacacctacggacaatttaaagtttccactccaccaaacctgcgtgtctttggatgtgggaggaagccggagcacctggagggatcccacacagacacggggagaacacgcaaactccacacagaaaggacacaggtcgaatcgaacccatgaccttcttgccgtgaggcaaaagtgctaaccactaagccccctCCTGTAACCCAATAGAGCAATCCTTTAAATTGTTTTAAAATGCCTTTTTCAAACGGTTGTACATTAATTAACTCACTTAAAACTGATTTAAGCAGACTTTTAAAAATGCTCAACTGGATTTAAGGAGATTAAATGGTCTTTGAAGATCTTGGACTTTACTGGGAGTCGTCTCCATGGACTCAGAGAAACTGCGtaagaaagcatttttttttttgggggggggggggtctatttTCTGACCGAATCAATTAATTGGCTGAACGGCTGGCAGGTTAATCAATAATTCAATTGATCGTGATGTGATTCAGCACTAACAAAGACCGGCTGCTGCTGACCAGTTTCACAGCTCGTCTTCTGAGCTCCCACTCGTTCCACTCGTAGGACTTCACGATGTTTGTTTCCACTGGGTGAGTCTCTGTTTGTGCCCGTCTCTGCCTTCACGGTGCCCGTCTCTGCCGGATTCTCTGCTGACTGCATCTGCAAAAACTACAAGTCAGCTGATAGTCGTCTTCAAGACATGGGTCCAGAACCTGAGAAAAAAGAATCTGCTGCGTTCTTGTCCATGTTAATTATTTTAATCTCCATGCAGGATGAGGGTCCTTGATAATTTATTAACACATcgaattaaatttgaaaaaaaaacacaaggattTTGTTAGAATGTGAATGTTTGAACATTTCATGTTTGATTTACTGTGGATTATTTAAACCAGTCAGACACtgattctatgtgaggtgcctaaaACATCTGcatcatcactatcatcatcaCTGCTGCTCCATAACGGATGGAGTTATTTTGAACACTGAAGATGGAATAGCATTGAGAGACCGCTGACCTCACAGTACGGCACGATGCTGGAAAACTGTTGGAGCCTCAGCAGCTGGATCAGTTCTGGGGAGCATTTGGCTTTTTCTTCCACTGCCGCGATGAAGTCATCAGGCCTGGAGGCAAATTTCACAGCAGCGTCTTTGGAGCTGAAAGCGTAAAGTTTGTCCTTGTGCTTCAGCACTCCAATGTGAGGATTACCTGATCAGAGGGAAAGATCTGATCCTTTATTACACCTTTGCGTGTTCCATGTTCAGTGTGTGTGCACCCTGAAGATACCTGGCAGCAGAATTCCGTCTGTGCTGACCAGCGTGTAGCCACAGAATCCGCCGTACTGCAATGGAAGCTGGTTAAAGCCACGTCCTGTCTCAGGCAGAAGCCACTCCTGTTCCATCTCAGCTGGATTCATGCGTTCATCTGAAAGAAGGCATGAAGGAGAACTCTGAAGCTGTGAGCATGGTTCACATATTTGGTCAGCAGATGTCAGTGGTACCTGTGGTCTTTGTCATTCGCTGCTCATCTGTCTTCACCTGTGATGCCCCCAGCAGGTCAGACAGAAAGGCTTCAGAGAAAAGTTTGGCCTGAGAGGTGATGAAAGGCTGCAGGTTCACTGCGAGGTCAGCGAGGAACGTCAGGAGGTCAGCTTCATCTTTAAGTCCAGACCAAAGCTGTGATACGGCTTTGAAAAGTGGCTGAAAAACAACGTGGACTCTCAAAACTCTCAGAACAAGTTTTAATTTTTCTCTGGGTGCTGAAGCCTGGATTAACGAGGACAATAACATCAGATGTCCAACATTAAATTTACCAAACCAAAGAGACAGATCACAAATCAAGCTTCAACTTAAAAACTCATTTGAAGCTCGAGTTAACAACAAACAACAGGGTAGAAACTGTGcatctgctgggtgaagaagaaagaGAGTAGACCAGCATCTGTGGAAGCAGGAGGACAGGAGGACCTTTGGAACCAgaacttaaatatgatcaatctatctttgttagttggctatgtaccacaggcttttaaggtggcagtaattaaaccattacttaaaaagccatcacttgacccagctatcttagctaattataggccaatctccaaccttccttttcctcaaaaattcttgaaagggtagttgtaaaacagctaactgatcatctgcagaggaatggtctatttgaagagtttcagtcaggttttagaattcatcatagtacagaaacagcattagtgaaggttacaaatgatcttcttatggcctcagacagtggactcatctctgtgcttgttctgttagacctcagtgctgcttttgatactgttgaccataaaattttattacagagattagagcatgccataggtattaaaggcactgcgctgcggtggtttgaatcatatttgtctaatagattacaatttgttcatgtaaatggggaatcttcttcacagactaaagttaattatggagttccacaaggttctgtgctaggaccaattttattcactttatacatgcttcccttaggcagtattattagacggtattgcttaaattttcattgttacgcagatgatacccagctttatctatccatgaagccagaggacacacaccaattagctaaactgcaggactgtcttacagacataaagacatggatgacgtctaatttccttttaaactcagataaaactgaagttattgtacttggccccacaaatcttagaaacatggtgtctaaccagatccttactctggatggcattaccctgacctctagtaatactgtgagaaatcttggagtcatttttgatcaggatatgtcattcaaagcgcatattaaacaaatatgtaggactgcttttttttgcatttacgcaatatctctaaaattagaaaggtcttgatgctgaaaaactaattcatgcatttatttcctctaggctggactattgtaattcattattatcaggttgtcctaaaagttccctaaaaagccttcagttaattcaaaatgctgcagctagagtactaacgggactagaaggagagagcatatctcacccatattggcctctcttcattggcttcctgttaattctagaatagaatttaaaattcttcttcttacttataaggttttgaataatcaggtcccatcagtCTGTGGACTTGTTTGGACATGGGCTTCCTCTGAGCATTGCTGGATTTGTTTGGACATGGACTTCCTCACAGTGTTTGATGGACTTGTTTGGGCATGGGCTTCCTCTGAGCGTTTGGTGGACTTGTTTGGACATGGGCTTCCTCACAGTGTTTGATGGACTTTTTGGACATGGGCTTCCTCTGAGCATTTGCTGGATTTGTTTGGACATGGGCTTCCTCTGAGCATTTGCTGGATTTGTTTGGACATGGGCTTCCTCTGAGCATTTGCTGGATTTGTTTGGACATGGATTTCCTCACAGTGTTTGATGGACTTGTTTGTACATGGACTTCCTCTGAGCATTGGTGGGCTTCCTCACAGTGTTTGATGGACTTGTTTGGACATGGGCTTCCTCACAGTGTTTGATGGACTTGTTTGGACATGGCTTCCTCACAGTGTTTGATGGACTTGTTTGGGCATGGGCTTCCTCTGAGCATTTGGTGGACTTGTTTGGACATGGGCTTCCTCTGAGCATTTGCTGGATTTGTTTGGACATGGATTTCCTCACAGTGTTTGATGGACTTGTTTGGACATGGACTTCCTCTGAGCATTTGGTGGGCTTCCTCACAGTGTTTGATGGACTTTTTTGGACATGGGCTTCCTCTGAGCATTTGGCGGACGTGTTTGGACATGGGCTTCCTCTGAGCGTTTGGCGGACTTGTTTGGACATGGGCTTCCTCACAGTGGTTGATGGACTCGTTTGGACATGGGCTTCCTCACGGTGTTGATGGACTCGTTTGGACATGGACTTCCTTACAGTGTTTGACGGACTTGTTTGGACATGGGCTTGCTCACAGTGTTTGATGGACTCGTTTGGACATGGGCTTCTTCAGATTCTTCGACGTACTCCCTTGGACTTGGACATCCTCCATGTTTGATGGATTCATTTGGACCTGGACTATGTTCGTTGGCGttcacagatcaatcaatcaatcaatttttttatatagcgccaaatcacaacaaacagttgccccaagggctttatattgtaaggcaaagccatacaataattacgtaaaaaccccaacggtcaaaacgaccccctgtgagcaagcacttggcaacagtgggaaggaaaaactcccttttaacaggaagaacctccagcagaaccaggctcagggagggcagtcttctgctgggactggttggggctgagggagagaaccaggaaaaagacatgctgtggaggggagcagagatcaatcactaatgattaaatgcagagtggtgcatacagagcaaaaagagaaagaaacagtgcatcatgggaaccccccagcagtctacgtctatagcagcataactaagggatggttcagggtcacctgatccagccctaactataagctttagcaaaaaggaaagttttaaggctaatcttaaaagtagaggggtctgtctccctgatctgaattgggagctggttccacaggagaggagcctgaaagctgaaggctctgcctcccattctactcttacaaaccctaggaactacaagtaagcctgcagtctgagagcgaagcgctctattggggtgatatggtactatgaggtccctaagataagatgggacctgattattcaaaaccttataagtaagaagaagaatttaaattctatctagaattaacaggaagccaatgaagagaggccaatatgggtgagatatgctctctccttctagtccccgtcagtactctagctgcagcattttgaattaactgaaggctttttagggaacttttaggacaacctgataataatgaattacaatagtccagcctagaggaaataaatgcatgaattagtttttcagcatcactctgagacaagacctttctgattttagagatattgcgtaaatgcaaaaagcagtcctacatattgtttaatatgcgctttgaatgacatatcctgatcaaaaatgactccaagatttctcacagtattactagggtcagggtaatgccatccagagtaaggatctggttagacaccatgtttctaagatttgtggggccaagtacaataacttcagttttatctgagtttaaaagcaggaaattagaggtcatccatgtctttatgtcttacagacataaagacatggatgagtgtctgtaacactccgaaacggagtgttagaggacaagcgaggagtgtttttcatttttaaatgtcaCACCCCTGTTCCACAGGGAACTGATCTATACGATCTTCCACAATCCAGGAAACGGCTGAAACAGCTTACTCCCATCTTCCAATCAGGCTGACTTTAGATCTGTTCAAAGTGGCTCCAGATGGGTCCATGTAATCTGTGTGTTCCAGAGGGTTGTGCTTTGCCCAATAAGACTAACACAGCTGAACATGACCTTGTGGTTTTGGCGAGCTACCAGAATCGTGCTGCCAAGTTCCTGGTTTTTGTAATCAGCAGAGTTCCAGCTGATATCTGCTCTCCTGTTGTGACCACCAGAGCTTCCTGTGTCCACACAGCAAAAAGTGGACACCTGCTGTCCTGAGGAACCAGCAGGGTGTGATGTGGGCAGTGG
The sequence above is drawn from the Thalassophryne amazonica chromosome 21, fThaAma1.1, whole genome shotgun sequence genome and encodes:
- the LOC117503534 gene encoding cilia- and flagella-associated protein 206-like, whose product is MPGGQERQESKNARRARTPGGQECQEGKNARRARSQEGKNAREESRMPGEQNARRAEERRAERQDGKTVRQQERQDGKNAKNARTARTPGGQEHQEAKNATAKLGKDVACVHHNGLYASAPREKLKLVLRVLRVHVVFQPLFKAVSQLWSGLKDEADLLTFLADLAVNLQPFITSQAKLFSEAFLSDLLGASQVKTDEQRMTKTTDERMNPAEMEQEWLLPETGRGFNQLPLQYGGFCGYTLVSTDGILLPGNPHIGVLKHKDKLYAFSSKDAAVKFASRPDDFIAAVEEKAKCSPELIQLLRLQQFSSIVPYCEMQSAENPAETGTVKAETGTNRDSPSGNKHREVLRVERVGAQKTSCETG